TGTTGGCAGTTCCATCAAAACCGTTGATACCAAAATTTTCTGAACTACCAAGAACGAGGAGTTCTGGGTATTTTCTTTTGAGGGAATTTTTCAGAATACGAACAAAATCAGGGTCTATTTTAAAATCTTCTCCTATATAAACACCATCAAATCCAAAATGTAGCCAGTAGTCAATATAACCAATTAAGAATGCCTGAACCGATGGTTCTTTCAAATTTAATTTAGGAAAACGGGCATCATTGAGCCAACAGTCGTAATTTGGAGGGGATGTTTTGACTGGTAAAGAGTGGATGAAATACCAGTTATAATATTTTGAGGCTGAGCCATTTTTTATTACATCCTGAAAACTCGCAAAATCTGTACCAGTATGGGTGACAATGAACTTTAGTATTATACGCTTTTTCCTTAAATGGATTTCGTTTATTAAATTCTTTAGTTCAATTGTATCACCAAGATGTATATCAAGATTTGCATAATCACGCAGGTCATATTTATGATTAGAATTGGCAGATAGGATCGGTTGCAACAATAATATATCAAAATCTAAGGAATCAAGGTAAGGCAATTTTTCAATAATCCCCAGCAGGTCTCCGCCATAAGAGTATTCCCTATCCGGAATTTTTCCCCAGGGGGCAACATTCTTGGGATCATTTGTTTTGTTTGCATTATAAAATCCGTCCGGAAATATACTGTAATAAACCTTACTGTATGCCCACTCAGGAATTATAAAAGGTTGCTGCAGGCATTTGAATGTGCCGGTCTGGGGCAAAAATAATGAGTCGGTTTTATCACGCACAAGTATTTGATAATTGAATGTTGTATCAAATTTTCCAACATCAGCGGTAAAATAGTCGTATCTATTATCTTGAAAACCGAGTGTCATTTTTGTTCTTTTATTAGCATAAATAACAAAGGCTTCAAGGACAGTTCCTTTACTAACACGCAGTTTTATTTCACCCATCCAGGGATTAGCATAAAAAATGTTATCCGGATTATGGTTCAAGGCATCAAAATCAAGAGCATTAGATAGAATGATAAACACTATTGTGCTAATGACTATTTTCTTCATACAAAGAATTTTACATAATGTAAAAGATTTGTCAATAGGGAGATGCTTGACATTAGATTTTTTTTAATTATTATAGGATTATGAGAAATGAACGGGAATTTTTGTTAAAGAAAACAATAGGTGTTTTATACGGCGGTTGGTCATCGGAAAGAGAGATATCCATAGGTTCGGGAAAGACAGTTGCCGAATCATTAAAAAAACAGGGATTTACGGTAAAAGAGATTGATGTAGACAGGAATTTTATTAAAAAATTGCGCGGTATTGACATTGCATTTATTGCATTACATGGTAAACCAGGTGAAGATGGTACTATTCAGGGGATACTTGAATTTTTGGGGATCCCTTATACCGGTTCGGGTGTTATTGGTTCCGCAATAGGTATGGATAAAATTATTTCTAAATATTTATTTGAATCCCGTGGTATTCCTACACCAAAATATTATTACGAGAAAGACATGGATATTGATAAGATTATTGAGAAACTCGGTCTGCCTGTTGTTATCAAACCCCGGGCTGAAGGTTCAAGTGTGGGGGTTTTTATCCTTGAAACGCGTGAAGAACTTGCCAAAAAGATAAAATCTGTTACAAAGAAATATCCTGATATTTTCTTTGAACAATACATACCCGGTATGATGGCAACCTGTGGAATTTTAAATGAGGTCCCCCTTCCAGTACTTGAGATCGCCCCCAGGAAGAGAAAATTTTATGATTATAAATCAAAATATACAAAAGGGATGACTGAATATATAATCCCGGCAAGATTACCTGAGGATAAATACAAATTAACGCAGAGCTTTGCCTTATCAGCACACCAGTCAATCGGTGCCTATGGTTTTTCCAGGGTAGATTTTGTTTTTGATTTTGAACATAATCCATATGTGCTTGAAGTCAATACTATCCCCGGATTGTTACCAGAGTCAAATTTGCCCCTTGAAGTAAGGGCGATCGGTCTAAATTATGATGAACTTATTTTTGAAATCCTGAAGACTGCGCTCATAAGGGTGCAGGGAAAAAAGTAAGGTAAGTATTTATTTTTCACATTATTTTGTTTACTTAATTATTGACTTTTTTCTTTTTTTTGTTATAATCTATGTCTTATGAATTTTTTCTTATTGCCTTCTAATAATCTCAATCAGCTCTTAAAGAATTTTTCAAAAGGGGCGAAAATATTCTACCCTTTTTCTGAAAATGGTAAAAGCCATATTATTGAGTATAATCCTGAACATAATTTTGAGCCTGATTTTAGCAAAATCAGAACCGCACAGAATATCAAAAATTTCTTTTTTCCAGCAAGGGGTATTGTTGCCCGTTTTCCCGCAAAAATAGAACTTAGAAGCAATCCAATTGTACTTATGGGCGTTAAGAACTGCGATTTAAGGGGGATTGAGGTCTATGACCGTGTGTTTTTGAAATGGCAGCCGGTTGATCATATATATAAGGAAAGAAGGGATAATATCATTATTATCTCTGCTGACTGCCCTGAACCGCACGATACCTGTTTCTGCAATTTTGTTGGGTTGAAACCGTATCCTGAAGGCATAAGCGATTTGAATATAACTGTTGTAAAATCGGGTTATTTATTTGAAGTATTTTCAGAAAAAGGTCAAAACTTGATAGATGAAAATAAGGGATTATTTATAGAGGCTGAAAGTGAAAGCATAAACGAAAGGAATAATTTAAGAAAAAGTGCAATTGAAAAACTCGAAAATATAAATAAAAAGAGAATAAAAGAGAAGGTTTATGAACTGGTTGAAAAGGCAGATAAAAGGACCATAAGGGAAGCCCGTGACGAATGTGTTGAATGTTTCTCCTGCCTCCATTGCTGTCCTACATGCTACTGTTTTTTGTTAAGTGATTATAAAAAGGGTGATGATATTGAAAGGGTAAGGGTCTGGGATGCCTGTTATTATGCTGCCTATGCCCGGGTTGGCGGTGGTGCGAATCCACGCAGTCGCATAGATGAAAGATTCTGGAATAGATTCCAATGTAAATTTAATTATTTTTATCAATATGAAAAATTCTTTGCCTGTTCAGGCTGTGGAAGATGCTTTGTTGGTTGTTCGGCAAAGATTGATATAAGAGAAATTCTTAATAAAATATGAATCCTTACGAACCGATATTGACAAAGATTAAAAAGATAATTCCGGAGACGCCAACAATAACAACATTCGTTCTTGACGGCAAACCTATAGAATTTGAAGCAGGACAATTTGCAGAACTAACTGTATTAGGTGTTGGTGAAGCACCTTTTACACCTTCTTCATCCCCTTATGCAAAAGACTTGGAATTCACGATAATGAAGGTGGGCAGGGTTACCCAGAAGTTGTTTGAGTTGAAAGAAGGGGATACGGTAGGGGTGCGGGGACCATTTGGAAAACCATATCCTTTAAAAGAATTTAAGAAAAAAGATGTATTTATCGTTGGAGGCGGTGTTGGTTTTGCCCCGCTTCGTTCATTATTCCTGGCGCTGGTGGAGAACATTAAGGACTATAAAAAGATATATATTAGATATGGTGCAAGGACACCAAAAGATATTGTCTATAAATATCTGCTACCCGAATGGCAGAAGATAAAAAATGTTGATATTTTATTGACTGTTGATGTTGGTGATGAAGAATGGAAGGGCAGGGTTGGTGTGGTTACGACAATCCTTGATGAAATCCCGGTTGATATAAAGACGACTCCGGCTATCGTGTGTGGACCACCATTGATGATGAAGTTTACTACCCAGCGGCTTGTTGATGCGGGATTTAAGGATTCAAATATATATCTTTCTATGGAGAAGAATATGTCCTGCGGGATTGGAAAATGTAATCACTGCCGGGTCGGCAGATTCTATGTATGTAAGGATGGAC
This portion of the candidate division WOR-3 bacterium genome encodes:
- a CDS encoding alpha-amylase family glycosyl hydrolase, encoding MKKIVISTIVFIILSNALDFDALNHNPDNIFYANPWMGEIKLRVSKGTVLEAFVIYANKRTKMTLGFQDNRYDYFTADVGKFDTTFNYQILVRDKTDSLFLPQTGTFKCLQQPFIIPEWAYSKVYYSIFPDGFYNANKTNDPKNVAPWGKIPDREYSYGGDLLGIIEKLPYLDSLDFDILLLQPILSANSNHKYDLRDYANLDIHLGDTIELKNLINEIHLRKKRIILKFIVTHTGTDFASFQDVIKNGSASKYYNWYFIHSLPVKTSPPNYDCWLNDARFPKLNLKEPSVQAFLIGYIDYWLHFGFDGVYIGEDFKIDPDFVRILKNSLKRKYPELLVLGSSENFGINGFDGTANKKIADLIMNYFVHNKISTSEFDSELKKILFFMPSQINLTNLIDLSDFNIRISNIASIDNLLLLNAFLFTFCGSPVLTYGDEVGMKDGQFLNMGSFPWEYEKQNRSLFEEIKKLITIRKNNPILNNKYYYTLYVNDINRVYAYDRGGIIVIINSGDSQSYTVLPVWNGTYTNLMTGEKMTVATQQLRLSLPAKSFKILKREI
- a CDS encoding D-alanine--D-alanine ligase; this translates as MRNEREFLLKKTIGVLYGGWSSEREISIGSGKTVAESLKKQGFTVKEIDVDRNFIKKLRGIDIAFIALHGKPGEDGTIQGILEFLGIPYTGSGVIGSAIGMDKIISKYLFESRGIPTPKYYYEKDMDIDKIIEKLGLPVVIKPRAEGSSVGVFILETREELAKKIKSVTKKYPDIFFEQYIPGMMATCGILNEVPLPVLEIAPRKRKFYDYKSKYTKGMTEYIIPARLPEDKYKLTQSFALSAHQSIGAYGFSRVDFVFDFEHNPYVLEVNTIPGLLPESNLPLEVRAIGLNYDELIFEILKTALIRVQGKK
- a CDS encoding 4Fe-4S dicluster domain-containing protein yields the protein MNFFLLPSNNLNQLLKNFSKGAKIFYPFSENGKSHIIEYNPEHNFEPDFSKIRTAQNIKNFFFPARGIVARFPAKIELRSNPIVLMGVKNCDLRGIEVYDRVFLKWQPVDHIYKERRDNIIIISADCPEPHDTCFCNFVGLKPYPEGISDLNITVVKSGYLFEVFSEKGQNLIDENKGLFIEAESESINERNNLRKSAIEKLENINKKRIKEKVYELVEKADKRTIREARDECVECFSCLHCCPTCYCFLLSDYKKGDDIERVRVWDACYYAAYARVGGGANPRSRIDERFWNRFQCKFNYFYQYEKFFACSGCGRCFVGCSAKIDIREILNKI
- a CDS encoding FAD/NAD(P)-binding protein yields the protein MNPYEPILTKIKKIIPETPTITTFVLDGKPIEFEAGQFAELTVLGVGEAPFTPSSSPYAKDLEFTIMKVGRVTQKLFELKEGDTVGVRGPFGKPYPLKEFKKKDVFIVGGGVGFAPLRSLFLALVENIKDYKKIYIRYGARTPKDIVYKYLLPEWQKIKNVDILLTVDVGDEEWKGRVGVVTTILDEIPVDIKTTPAIVCGPPLMMKFTTQRLVDAGFKDSNIYLSMEKNMSCGIGKCNHCRVGRFYVCKDGPVLTWKDVKDIEDPFL